The following coding sequences lie in one Maribacter forsetii DSM 18668 genomic window:
- a CDS encoding DUF4301 family protein → MIELTNKDLKQLEQKGISKEQMLSHINTFKEGIPFVKLENAAVIGNGILKFSDAEEQELIAFYDSKLKDLDILKFVPASGAASRMFKALFSFLGAYNPAEETLDAYLTRTNDKDIKKFSEGLERFPFYQKVMDRLNLKSDAQGEKVFSFISELLGENALNYGFYPKGLLPFHKYESSAATPFEEHLKEGALYAGSNGKANLHFTISEQHEEMFGEEFKASGPKVSADTGITYNVDYSFQKPSTDTLAVDMDNNPFRNEDGSVLFRPGGHGALIQNLNEQDADVIFIKNIDNVAVMKDAKAVADSKKVLAGVLLKEQEIAFEYAALLYKGNIDDTQIEEIRNFLVTNLNVRFSDDFDTKSNSEKVAVLKDKINRPIRICGMVKNEGEPGGGPFWVTNGKGEVSLQIIESAQIDMDNSQQADLLKNSTHFNPVDLVCAVRNYKGEKYDLLKFVDEKQGFITGKTKDGKELKALELPGLWNGAMAFWNTIFVEVPLVTFNPVKSVVDLLKDSHQA, encoded by the coding sequence ATGATTGAACTTACAAATAAAGATTTAAAACAATTAGAGCAAAAGGGAATTTCTAAAGAGCAAATGTTGAGTCACATCAACACCTTTAAAGAAGGTATACCTTTTGTAAAATTAGAGAATGCCGCCGTAATAGGTAATGGTATTCTTAAATTTTCTGATGCAGAAGAGCAAGAGCTCATTGCATTTTATGATTCAAAATTAAAAGACTTAGATATATTAAAGTTTGTGCCGGCTTCTGGTGCGGCATCAAGAATGTTTAAAGCATTATTTAGTTTTTTAGGTGCTTATAATCCTGCTGAGGAAACTCTAGACGCATATTTGACAAGAACTAATGATAAAGATATTAAGAAGTTCTCTGAAGGATTAGAGCGTTTTCCGTTTTATCAGAAAGTTATGGATAGATTGAATTTAAAATCTGATGCTCAAGGAGAAAAGGTTTTTAGTTTTATCTCTGAACTTTTGGGCGAGAATGCACTGAACTATGGTTTTTATCCGAAGGGATTATTGCCATTTCATAAGTACGAATCTTCTGCAGCAACACCATTTGAAGAACATTTAAAGGAAGGTGCATTATATGCAGGTTCTAACGGAAAAGCAAATTTACATTTTACAATCTCTGAGCAGCATGAAGAAATGTTTGGGGAAGAATTTAAAGCCTCTGGACCAAAAGTTTCTGCTGACACTGGTATAACTTATAATGTAGATTATTCATTTCAAAAACCTTCTACAGATACCTTGGCCGTAGATATGGACAATAATCCATTTAGAAATGAAGATGGCTCTGTGTTATTTAGACCAGGAGGTCATGGTGCATTGATTCAGAATTTAAATGAACAGGACGCCGATGTTATCTTTATTAAGAATATAGATAACGTTGCCGTAATGAAAGATGCCAAGGCAGTTGCGGATAGTAAAAAGGTTTTGGCAGGTGTTCTTTTAAAAGAGCAGGAAATAGCTTTTGAATATGCTGCGTTGCTATATAAGGGGAATATAGATGATACACAGATTGAAGAAATCAGAAACTTTTTGGTTACAAACTTGAATGTTCGTTTCTCAGATGATTTTGATACCAAATCCAACAGTGAAAAAGTAGCTGTACTAAAAGATAAAATCAACAGACCTATTCGTATTTGCGGTATGGTTAAGAATGAAGGTGAGCCAGGTGGTGGTCCGTTTTGGGTAACTAATGGTAAGGGGGAAGTTTCTTTACAAATTATAGAGTCTGCCCAAATAGATATGGATAATTCACAACAAGCGGATCTTCTTAAAAATTCTACACATTTTAATCCGGTAGATTTGGTATGTGCTGTTCGTAATTATAAAGGTGAGAAATATGACCTATTAAAGTTTGTTGATGAAAAGCAAGGTTTTATTACAGGTAAAACTAAAGATGGTAAAGAATTAAAAGCTCTTGAGCTACCTGGCTTGTGGAATGGTGCAATGGCTTTTTGGAATACCATTTTTGTAGAAGTGCCCTTAGTGACCTTTAATCCTGTAAAAAGTGTAGTAGATCTTTTAAAAGATTCACATCAGGCTTAA
- a CDS encoding AAA family ATPase — protein sequence MEEKYKQEPSDVLKVVLFGPESTGKTTLSEQLARHYHTVWVPEYARDYLQDKWNNERKTCEPHDLLPIAEGQMRLENKLSKKATDILICDTDLLETKVYSEAYYIGECDPVLEKYALENSYDLYLLTYIDIPWEADDLRDKPNEREQMFNYFKDTLEKYGKKFITLKGNKKQRLEKAINHIDTLLDK from the coding sequence ATGGAAGAAAAATATAAGCAAGAACCTTCAGATGTCTTAAAAGTGGTCCTTTTTGGTCCAGAATCTACAGGTAAGACAACCTTATCAGAACAGTTGGCAAGGCATTACCATACCGTTTGGGTACCAGAGTATGCAAGAGATTATCTTCAAGATAAATGGAACAATGAGCGTAAAACTTGCGAACCTCATGATCTGTTACCTATTGCCGAAGGACAAATGCGCTTAGAAAATAAGTTGTCTAAAAAGGCTACGGATATTCTCATTTGCGATACGGATCTGTTGGAAACCAAAGTATATTCAGAAGCATATTATATTGGGGAATGCGATCCTGTACTAGAAAAATATGCGCTTGAGAATTCTTATGATCTTTATTTACTGACTTATATAGATATTCCTTGGGAAGCTGATGATTTAAGGGATAAGCCTAATGAAAGAGAACAAATGTTCAATTATTTTAAAGATACTTTAGAAAAATACGGCAAAAAATTTATTACCTTGAAGGGGAACAAAAAACAACGTTTAGAAAAAGCCATTAACCATATAGATACCTTATTAGATAAATGA
- the pnuC gene encoding nicotinamide riboside transporter PnuC, giving the protein MSPIFDYLFGQYSDYDSLDIILEIVAVIFGLLSVWFSKQNKILVYPTGLISTSIFVYLLLKWGLLGDMMINAYYFIMSLYGWYIWTRKVDAEHYTPITRVTKKENSTSVIIFISTIIFVFTVYQVFDKWNSWTAYVDTITTAIFFVGMWLMAKRKVENWIYWIIGDLISIPLYFYKGFTFTSFQYLIFTILAFYGYNAWKKNISKNLQMS; this is encoded by the coding sequence ATGAGCCCCATTTTTGATTATCTCTTTGGTCAATATTCAGATTATGATTCTTTAGATATTATCCTGGAGATCGTAGCGGTCATTTTTGGACTGTTATCGGTATGGTTTTCCAAACAAAACAAAATTTTAGTGTACCCTACAGGGCTGATAAGTACTTCAATATTTGTCTATCTCTTATTAAAATGGGGTTTATTGGGCGATATGATGATCAATGCTTACTATTTTATAATGAGTTTGTATGGTTGGTATATTTGGACAAGAAAAGTAGATGCAGAACATTACACGCCAATTACCAGAGTAACCAAAAAGGAAAATAGTACCTCGGTTATCATTTTTATAAGTACCATCATCTTTGTTTTTACCGTGTATCAAGTTTTTGATAAATGGAATAGTTGGACTGCTTATGTTGATACCATAACAACAGCTATATTTTTTGTGGGTATGTGGTTGATGGCCAAGAGGAAAGTAGAAAATTGGATATATTGGATCATTGGAGATTTAATATCTATTCCATTATATTTTTATAAAGGATTTACGTTTACTAGTTTTCAATATCTCATTTTTACAATATTGGCCTTTTACGGGTATAATGCATGGAAGAAAAATATAAGCAAGAACCTTCAGATGTCTTAA